Proteins from a genomic interval of Niabella soli DSM 19437:
- a CDS encoding peptide chain release factor 3: MKYHDEITHRRTFAIISHPDAGKTTLTEKFLLFGGAIQVAGAVKSNKIKKSATSDFMEIERQRGISVATSVMSFEYQDILINLLDTPGHKDFAEDTFRTLTAVDSVILVVDSVNGVEEQTRRLMEVCRMRDTPVIVFINKMDRDGKNRFDLLEEIEKELNISLHPMTWPINSGKDFKGVYNLSDKNLRLFAANTKADEEDTLNITDINDPVLETRLGTQDAATLREDVELVDGVNGALNVADYLAAKVSPVFFGSAINNFGVKEMLDTFIRIAPVPLSRETTQRKVDVEEEKLSGFIFKIHANLDPKHRDRIAFFRVCSGRFERNKYYHHVRLDKEVRFSNPYSFMARDKSIIQDAYAGDVVGLFDTGNFKIGDTLTEGEDFYFTGIPSFSPEIFKEVINKDPLKTKQLEKGLLQLTDEGVAQLFTQFGGTKKIIGCVGELQFEVIQYRLLHEYGASVEFRALPFYKACWLTSKDPKKLEEFTKFKLANSGEDKDGNVVYLAQSEWFLNTEITNNPDIEFHYSSEIHKQD, from the coding sequence ATGAAATATCATGACGAAATCACGCACCGGCGCACGTTTGCGATCATCAGTCACCCGGATGCGGGAAAGACGACGCTGACGGAAAAATTCCTGTTGTTCGGAGGAGCGATACAGGTGGCCGGTGCAGTGAAGAGCAATAAAATAAAAAAATCTGCCACATCGGATTTTATGGAGATTGAGCGGCAGCGCGGTATTTCCGTTGCCACTTCTGTAATGAGCTTTGAATACCAGGACATACTGATCAACCTGCTGGATACGCCGGGTCACAAGGACTTTGCTGAAGATACCTTTCGTACGCTGACCGCGGTAGACAGCGTTATCCTGGTAGTGGACAGCGTAAATGGCGTGGAGGAACAAACCCGCCGCCTGATGGAAGTATGCCGCATGCGCGATACGCCGGTAATTGTTTTCATTAATAAAATGGACCGCGACGGGAAGAACCGTTTTGATCTTTTGGAAGAAATAGAAAAGGAACTGAACATCTCCCTGCACCCCATGACTTGGCCTATCAACAGCGGCAAGGATTTTAAAGGTGTTTATAATTTATCTGATAAGAATCTGCGCCTGTTCGCCGCCAATACAAAGGCCGATGAGGAAGACACCTTAAATATTACCGACATTAATGACCCGGTTTTGGAAACCCGCCTGGGAACCCAGGATGCTGCTACCCTGCGCGAAGATGTGGAGCTCGTGGACGGCGTGAACGGTGCACTGAATGTGGCAGACTATCTTGCAGCAAAAGTATCGCCGGTATTTTTTGGCAGCGCCATTAATAATTTTGGAGTAAAGGAAATGCTGGACACTTTCATCCGCATTGCACCCGTCCCCTTAAGCCGGGAAACCACCCAACGGAAAGTGGATGTGGAAGAAGAAAAGCTGAGCGGCTTTATTTTTAAGATCCATGCCAACCTGGACCCGAAACACCGCGACCGGATCGCCTTTTTCAGGGTCTGCTCCGGAAGATTTGAACGCAACAAGTATTACCACCATGTAAGGTTGGATAAGGAAGTGCGTTTTAGCAACCCCTACTCTTTTATGGCACGCGATAAAAGCATCATCCAGGATGCATATGCCGGCGATGTGGTGGGTTTGTTTGATACGGGGAATTTCAAAATTGGTGATACGCTAACCGAAGGGGAAGATTTTTATTTTACCGGTATCCCTTCCTTTTCTCCTGAAATATTTAAAGAGGTGATCAATAAGGATCCACTAAAAACCAAACAATTAGAAAAGGGACTGTTGCAACTGACGGATGAAGGAGTCGCCCAGCTTTTTACTCAGTTTGGCGGTACAAAAAAAATAATTGGCTGTGTGGGTGAACTGCAATTTGAAGTGATCCAGTACCGTTTGCTGCATGAATATGGGGCTTCGGTTGAATTCAGGGCGCTGCCTTTTTATAAAGCCTGCTGGCTCACCAGCAAGGATCCCAAAAAACTGGAGGAGTTTACAAAATTCAAACTGGCCAACAGCGGCGAGGATAAAGACGGCAATGTGGTGTACCTGGCTCAAAGCGAATGGTTTCTGAATACAGAAATCACCAATAACCCGGATATTGAATTCCATTACAGCAGCGAGATCCATAAACAAGACTAA
- a CDS encoding AI-2E family transporter: protein MNKPLPFLVKLALVLFSMISLGYLLMLGKTLFAPMFFSFLIALLLLPFAKFFEKRCRFKRSLATVTSVLLMLIICSAVIAFFSNQVKSFTNDWPLLQQQGQLAFHNAQEWVAQKFHINFSKQWNYINQGIDKLFSTSATIVGTTLSTVSSTFIFLTFTLLFTFFILNYRRVLYAFLISVFSDDHKERVEEIVNNVKSIIKKYITGLLIEMLIVSLALIIILSLLGVKYSVLLGFMGGVFNVIPYLGIFTALLLSSLVTFATVGSGKVLLVVIAFIVVHAIDSNLVMPLVVGSKVKLNPMIAFIGIIVGEMLWGISGMFLCIPFLAIIKIIFDRVPGLHAWGILMGEEGALEGGKQRLPVTKKQ from the coding sequence ATGAATAAACCACTTCCTTTCCTGGTGAAATTGGCCCTGGTGCTCTTTTCTATGATCAGTTTGGGGTATCTGCTCATGCTTGGGAAAACCTTATTTGCCCCGATGTTTTTCTCCTTCCTGATAGCGTTGCTGTTATTGCCTTTTGCGAAATTTTTCGAAAAAAGATGTCGCTTTAAGAGAAGTCTTGCCACGGTTACATCGGTATTGCTGATGCTGATCATCTGTTCCGCGGTTATTGCTTTTTTCAGTAACCAGGTAAAATCATTTACTAATGACTGGCCGCTGTTGCAACAGCAGGGACAGTTGGCCTTTCATAATGCTCAGGAATGGGTTGCGCAAAAGTTCCACATCAACTTTTCAAAACAGTGGAATTATATTAACCAGGGGATCGACAAATTGTTTTCAACCAGCGCCACTATTGTAGGTACTACACTTTCGACGGTTTCCTCCACCTTTATATTTTTGACGTTTACGCTGCTATTTACTTTTTTTATTTTAAACTACCGGAGGGTATTGTATGCGTTTCTGATCTCCGTATTTAGTGATGATCATAAGGAGCGTGTGGAAGAGATCGTTAATAATGTAAAATCGATCATCAAGAAATATATCACCGGGCTGTTAATTGAAATGTTGATTGTTTCCCTGGCGCTGATCATCATTCTTTCCCTGCTGGGAGTAAAATACTCGGTGTTGCTGGGGTTCATGGGAGGCGTATTCAATGTGATTCCCTACCTGGGCATCTTTACTGCTTTATTGCTGAGTAGCCTGGTAACCTTTGCTACTGTTGGCAGCGGAAAAGTATTACTGGTGGTCATTGCATTTATTGTGGTGCATGCCATCGACAGCAACCTGGTGATGCCGCTTGTGGTAGGATCAAAAGTAAAATTGAACCCGATGATCGCATTTATAGGGATCATTGTGGGCGAAATGCTTTGGGGGATCTCCGGCATGTTTCTTTGCATTCCTTTTCTTGCTATCATAAAAATAATCTTTGACCGGGTCCCGGGGCTTCACGCATGGGGAATATTAATGGGAGAGGAAGGGGCGCTGGAAGGCGGCAAACAACGGCTTCCTGTAACAAAAAAACAATAG
- a CDS encoding helix-turn-helix domain-containing protein — MKKQFEDLTEITDKKTFENARVYFEELIQYATKNGYLAELDADNKYTREMGRIGGMIADYESLYMKFKHLKVKNPLIISIEKQMQKKDLNQRQTAALLEVKENTLSQIMSGKRGVSMQMAKRLYSVLKIDPKTIIEFA, encoded by the coding sequence ATGAAAAAACAATTTGAAGATCTTACAGAAATAACAGATAAAAAGACCTTTGAGAATGCGAGAGTTTATTTTGAAGAACTGATACAATATGCTACTAAAAACGGGTATTTGGCTGAATTGGATGCCGATAATAAGTATACCCGTGAAATGGGGCGTATAGGCGGAATGATTGCTGATTATGAAAGCCTTTACATGAAGTTTAAACATCTTAAGGTCAAAAACCCACTCATCATCAGCATTGAAAAACAGATGCAGAAAAAGGATCTGAACCAGCGGCAAACGGCTGCATTGTTGGAGGTTAAAGAAAACACGCTTAGCCAAATAATGAGCGGCAAACGCGGCGTTTCCATGCAGATGGCCAAACGCCTGTATAGTGTGCTGAAAATAGACCCCAAAACGATTATTGAATTTGCGTAA
- a CDS encoding DUF4091 domain-containing protein, translating into MRYILVAVAVICVITSRAQDVSLALQQEPPMTEKQKLAQWDQLQGSVHVSFANSNRRYASDRVPSISVKNEETLVAWKGEKVHTQVAIWAAAPVNATVRVSDLKEKNGAVIPKTIISTGFEEFVITDEFRNGCGYRKPEDFDSSLVADAIHFDKQLGVILKNQVQPVWVSVQVPATAKAGSYEGTLTITAGKTYRLKLKVNVLDRVLPPPSQWNFNLDLWQHPAAIARVHKVPLWSEAHFTQMRRYYTMLANAGQKCITASIVDEPWGHQTYDDYPSLIRWTRKNDGSWRFDYSLFDKYISFVMSTGIKERINCYSMVPWKVAFRYYDEQLGRDTVFTGKIGSDAYNAFWTPMLKDFTQHLRQKGWFDKTTIAMDERPMEAMQAVIRLLKGIDKDWKIALAGEYHAEIEKDIYDYCIASKHQFPDNILKERQQQGKLSTWYTCCTEKYPNGFTFSPPAEHVWIGWYTAAKNMNGYLRWAYNSWVEHPETDSRFRSWPAGDTYQVYPGPASSIRFEKLIEGIQDFEKITVLRKAYTQKGAMGKLNQLEAALKSFEIKKLEKQPAEEMVLSVKRLVNE; encoded by the coding sequence ATGCGATATATTTTAGTAGCGGTTGCGGTAATATGTGTAATTACTTCCCGGGCACAGGATGTGAGTCTGGCGTTGCAGCAGGAGCCTCCCATGACCGAAAAACAAAAGCTGGCCCAATGGGATCAGTTGCAAGGGAGCGTTCATGTTAGTTTTGCCAACAGCAACCGGCGGTATGCATCCGATCGCGTGCCTTCGATATCAGTAAAGAATGAAGAAACATTGGTTGCCTGGAAAGGCGAAAAAGTGCATACGCAGGTAGCAATATGGGCGGCTGCACCGGTTAATGCGACGGTTCGTGTAAGTGATCTTAAAGAAAAGAACGGGGCTGTTATTCCCAAAACTATTATCAGCACGGGCTTTGAGGAGTTTGTGATTACAGACGAGTTCCGCAATGGTTGCGGTTACCGCAAACCGGAGGATTTTGATTCCTCCCTTGTTGCCGACGCGATCCATTTTGATAAGCAGTTGGGCGTTATTCTTAAAAACCAGGTACAACCGGTATGGGTAAGCGTGCAGGTCCCCGCAACCGCAAAGGCAGGTAGTTATGAAGGAACACTTACCATAACCGCTGGGAAAACTTATAGGCTAAAGCTGAAAGTAAACGTATTGGATCGTGTATTGCCGCCACCGTCCCAATGGAACTTTAATCTCGATTTGTGGCAACATCCGGCGGCCATAGCTCGGGTGCATAAAGTGCCGCTTTGGAGCGAAGCGCATTTTACTCAGATGCGCCGGTATTATACAATGCTGGCCAATGCCGGACAAAAATGCATTACGGCCAGCATCGTGGATGAGCCCTGGGGACACCAGACCTATGACGATTACCCGAGCCTGATCCGGTGGACGCGTAAGAATGATGGCAGTTGGCGGTTTGACTATAGCCTGTTTGATAAATATATTTCCTTTGTGATGAGCACCGGTATCAAAGAGCGCATCAATTGTTATAGCATGGTGCCCTGGAAAGTGGCTTTCCGGTATTATGACGAACAACTGGGGCGGGATACGGTATTTACGGGCAAGATCGGGTCCGATGCGTATAATGCTTTCTGGACGCCCATGCTGAAAGATTTTACCCAACACCTCAGGCAAAAAGGCTGGTTTGACAAAACAACCATCGCCATGGACGAGCGGCCTATGGAGGCGATGCAGGCGGTGATCCGTTTGTTAAAAGGCATCGACAAAGACTGGAAGATCGCCCTGGCAGGGGAATATCACGCGGAGATCGAAAAGGATATTTATGATTATTGTATTGCCTCAAAGCATCAGTTCCCGGACAACATTTTAAAAGAGCGGCAGCAACAGGGTAAATTAAGTACCTGGTATACCTGTTGCACGGAAAAATATCCGAATGGATTTACCTTTTCGCCTCCGGCAGAGCATGTATGGATCGGCTGGTACACCGCTGCTAAAAATATGAATGGTTACCTCCGGTGGGCCTACAACAGTTGGGTGGAACATCCGGAAACCGACAGCCGGTTCCGTTCCTGGCCGGCGGGCGATACCTACCAGGTATATCCCGGGCCGGCAAGCTCCATCCGTTTTGAAAAGCTGATAGAAGGCATCCAGGACTTCGAAAAAATAACGGTTCTAAGAAAAGCGTATACCCAAAAAGGTGCAATGGGAAAATTGAATCAACTGGAAGCAGCGTTAAAATCCTTCGAAATTAAGAAGCTGGAAAAACAACCGGCTGAAGAAATGGTGCTGAGCGTAAAACGGTTGGTGAATGAGTGA
- a CDS encoding sterol desaturase family protein, producing MGIWDTLYSEIIRFFGLSGIIEIVKKGDYSSLATLGGIQKLIYPIIPLLLLLEIIRAAFYKRFKIEDYSMPFLVFVLNRFISRFISIAAVAFCIGLFERFAIFKTTFTWYWLIYGYIVWEFSHFIYHYLAHKVRILWCLHSTHHAPQHMNLFVNFAHFFLEAPYADVIRTSICILMGVNPGLLFFIMFIDGFWGSFIHLGENGLKNGRLGFLNKIILTPSHHRVHHAKNPLYMDTNFCNLLNIWDKVFKTYQDERTDIKIEYGITRQMNPHNVLDAYFGEIVCLAKDVYKAPGLKNKILYCLMPPGWSHTGAHKTAKLAREEFLTEEGEKQPLAEPPPIQQEQFS from the coding sequence ATGGGTATATGGGATACATTGTATAGTGAAATTATTCGTTTTTTTGGCTTGAGCGGTATTATTGAAATTGTTAAAAAAGGTGATTACAGCTCCCTGGCCACTTTGGGCGGAATACAAAAACTGATCTACCCCATCATTCCGCTGCTGTTATTATTGGAGATCATCCGCGCAGCGTTTTACAAGCGTTTTAAAATTGAGGATTACAGCATGCCCTTTCTGGTGTTTGTGCTGAATCGTTTTATCTCAAGATTTATTTCTATTGCCGCCGTTGCTTTTTGTATTGGTTTGTTTGAACGCTTTGCTATTTTCAAAACAACCTTTACCTGGTACTGGCTGATCTATGGCTATATCGTATGGGAATTCTCGCATTTTATTTACCACTACCTGGCGCATAAAGTACGGATCTTATGGTGCCTGCATTCCACGCACCATGCGCCGCAGCATATGAACCTGTTTGTTAATTTTGCGCATTTCTTTTTGGAGGCCCCTTATGCAGATGTGATCCGTACGTCGATCTGCATTCTAATGGGCGTAAATCCAGGCCTGTTATTTTTTATCATGTTTATTGACGGATTCTGGGGATCCTTTATTCATCTTGGCGAAAATGGGTTGAAGAATGGTCGCCTCGGGTTCCTGAACAAAATTATTTTAACGCCTTCTCATCACCGGGTGCACCATGCCAAAAATCCGTTATATATGGATACCAATTTCTGCAACCTGCTGAACATTTGGGATAAGGTTTTTAAAACCTACCAGGATGAGCGTACCGACATTAAAATTGAATATGGCATTACCCGGCAAATGAACCCGCACAATGTACTGGATGCGTATTTTGGCGAGATCGTTTGTCTGGCTAAAGATGTTTACAAAGCGCCCGGCCTGAAAAATAAAATCCTTTATTGCCTGATGCCTCCCGGGTGGAGCCATACCGGTGCGCATAAAACAGCAAAACTTGCACGGGAAGAATTTTTAACGGAAGAAGGTGAAAAACAGCCGCTCGCCGAGCCCCCTCCTATTCAGCAAGAACAGTTTTCATAG